From a single Candidatus Hydrogenedentota bacterium genomic region:
- a CDS encoding nucleoside transporter C-terminal domain-containing protein translates to MGSTILLRGMSLLGLAVIILICYLLSSDRRKIPWRLVAWGVGLQLALGVLVLDTRFGHTFFSMVDRAFNVLNDCTKEGSRFLFGNLVDDMSIGAIVAFQVLPVIVFVSSLSMVLLHFRVIQAVVNGMAYVLRRTMKTSGAETFAAALQVFMGIESLPASRGYLERMTRSELFVIMTTFMGTIASSVMVAYASFGAQPGHLLAASLMCAPAALLISKMLVPETGNPLTDGSERIEIPVESRNMVDAAARGASDGLQLALNVGAALIAFIGLVYLANLALKGITGISLEQAMSWLFHPFALLMGVPWHDAGAVAELLGKKTVLNEFLAYADLKPLIEQGALSPRSVTIVTYALCGFANPGSLGILLGALNNLVPDRRSEFARLGLLSLVAGTLTSFMTACVAGMLTSE, encoded by the coding sequence ATGGGATCGACAATTCTTCTGCGCGGAATGAGTCTGCTCGGGCTTGCAGTTATCATTCTCATCTGCTACTTACTTTCGTCGGATCGGCGGAAGATTCCGTGGCGGCTGGTGGCGTGGGGCGTGGGCTTGCAGTTGGCGCTGGGGGTATTGGTGCTCGACACGCGGTTTGGACATACTTTTTTCAGCATGGTGGACCGGGCGTTCAACGTCCTGAACGACTGCACGAAAGAGGGTTCTCGCTTCCTTTTCGGCAACCTGGTTGACGATATGAGTATCGGGGCTATCGTGGCGTTTCAGGTGCTTCCGGTCATCGTTTTCGTCTCTTCGTTGTCCATGGTCCTGTTGCATTTTCGCGTGATTCAGGCGGTGGTCAACGGCATGGCGTATGTCCTGCGGCGCACGATGAAAACGTCCGGCGCCGAGACGTTCGCGGCGGCGTTGCAGGTATTCATGGGCATCGAGTCGCTGCCGGCCTCGCGCGGCTACTTGGAACGGATGACACGTTCCGAACTCTTCGTCATCATGACGACGTTCATGGGCACGATTGCGAGCAGCGTGATGGTGGCGTATGCGTCGTTCGGCGCACAGCCCGGCCATTTGCTTGCGGCGTCGCTCATGTGCGCGCCTGCGGCGCTGCTCATATCCAAGATGCTCGTACCCGAAACCGGGAACCCGCTTACGGACGGTTCGGAACGCATCGAGATTCCCGTCGAAAGCCGCAACATGGTGGATGCGGCGGCCCGCGGCGCCTCCGACGGACTTCAACTGGCGCTGAACGTCGGCGCGGCGTTGATTGCATTCATTGGTCTCGTATACCTCGCTAACCTTGCGCTCAAGGGTATTACGGGCATTTCGTTAGAACAGGCGATGTCGTGGCTTTTCCACCCATTCGCGCTGCTGATGGGCGTTCCGTGGCACGATGCGGGCGCCGTCGCGGAACTGCTCGGCAAGAAGACCGTCCTGAACGAGTTTCTCGCCTACGCGGATCTGAAGCCGCTGATTGAGCAGGGCGCGTTGAGTCCCCGTTCCGTGACTATCGTCACTTACGCCCTCTGCGGATTCGCCAATCCGGGCAGCCTCGGCATCCTGCTCGGCGCGTTGAACAACCTCGTGCCGGATCGCCGTTCCGAATTTGCGAGGCTTGGCCTGTTGTCGCTTGTCGCCGGCACCCTGACCAGTTTCATGACGGCCTGTGTGGCTGGAATGCTGACAAGCGAATAA
- a CDS encoding AAA family ATPase: MEPKIGILTIKGFRALRDLKIEGFGRVTLITGRNNTGKSSVLEALRVLASDASPTVVTNILRFREEDSGDIDEPARPLDSEGLFPLSSLFNGFPEFSTKLDPVVITSNGRQRSMALTLEAGWFSEERQADGSRRWIPQQQDLFGEADAVPALLIKIGDTARILTLDVYRRYSRGRLIRSEFALDESRLSCVFVSPYGGEGTAKLGPLWDKIALSDRENDVVEALRIIDPDISAVSMVGGEGPRQSRTAIVRSTRLPRPVPLRSFGDGLNRLFGIILSLVNAREGLLLIDEFENGMHHTVQTDAWRAIFKLASRLDIQVVATSHSWDAIEAFQKAASETEEEGVLIRLTRKGDDIIPTVFREDELAIATRDRIEVR, from the coding sequence ATGGAACCCAAAATCGGCATACTGACTATCAAGGGATTTCGGGCGCTCAGAGACCTCAAAATCGAGGGCTTTGGGCGAGTCACTTTAATTACTGGCCGCAACAACACCGGCAAGTCATCGGTACTGGAGGCCCTTCGCGTTCTGGCATCTGACGCATCGCCAACCGTTGTCACCAATATTCTTCGCTTTAGAGAGGAGGACTCTGGCGACATTGATGAACCTGCGCGCCCATTGGATTCAGAGGGATTGTTTCCCTTGTCGAGTCTATTCAATGGTTTCCCTGAGTTCTCCACGAAGCTTGATCCCGTAGTAATCACTTCGAATGGCAGACAACGCTCGATGGCATTGACCTTGGAAGCAGGCTGGTTTTCTGAAGAACGACAGGCAGACGGATCGAGGCGATGGATTCCTCAGCAACAGGATCTTTTTGGCGAGGCTGATGCAGTGCCCGCACTACTCATCAAGATCGGCGATACTGCGCGTATATTGACATTGGACGTCTATCGTCGTTACTCTCGCGGCCGACTGATTCGTTCTGAATTCGCCCTAGATGAATCTCGCCTCTCATGCGTGTTCGTGAGTCCTTACGGTGGGGAGGGAACAGCCAAGTTGGGCCCGCTGTGGGATAAGATCGCGCTCTCGGATCGCGAAAACGATGTTGTCGAAGCCTTGCGCATCATTGATCCTGATATATCGGCCGTTTCAATGGTCGGAGGTGAGGGACCACGCCAATCGCGCACAGCGATAGTCCGTTCGACGCGCCTGCCACGTCCTGTGCCACTTCGTTCGTTTGGCGACGGCCTGAACCGTCTTTTTGGAATCATCCTTTCTTTGGTCAATGCCAGAGAAGGCTTGCTCCTGATAGACGAATTCGAGAATGGGATGCACCACACGGTTCAAACTGACGCATGGCGGGCGATATTCAAACTGGCGAGCCGTCTTGATATACAGGTCGTGGCCACCTCGCACAGTTGGGATGCGATTGAGGCGTTTCAGAAAGCGGCCAGCGAAACCGAGGAGGAAGGGGTTCTCATTCGCTTGACGCGCAAGGGCGACGACATCATTCCGACTGTTTTTCGCGAAGACGAATTGGCCATCGCCACTCGCGACCGTATCGAGGTGCGATAA
- a CDS encoding right-handed parallel beta-helix repeat-containing protein, producing MPGMLCRASIVVALALVPCLSVAQEAPVVLYVAGNGNDGWSGTLSEPNGADGPLKSIERARDAIRAMKAEKGLPKGGVRVEIRGGVYFLEKTLTFAADDSGTADSPLVYSGFGSEEARIVGGIRVEDFSPVTDAGVLNRLDPSARGHVVQADLKAIGITDFGAPSGDGLELFFNDKPMTLSRWPNDGFVRIKELVVDDGHKIHGIPGSTVGKFVYDGDRPKRWVGEKDGWLHGYWFWDWSDQRQKIESIDTEKSILAITPPYHNYGYRKGQWYYAFNLLSELDSPGEWHLDRETGILYFWPPAPIADGEAVVSVLDHAIVAKDVSYLTIRKLRIEATRGTAIAVSGGSHNRVAGCVIRNVGGSAVSMGDSPDSGVYGCDLCQMGKGGISLSGGDRATLTPANMVAENNHIHHYSRWARMYNAAISLHGVGNRAAHNLIHDAPHMAISFGGNDHVIEYNEIYNVCEESNDAGAMYAGRDWTMRGHIIRFNYLHQIRGFEGRGCVGVYLDDMFASAAIFGNIFHEVTMAAFIGGGRDNTIENNVFVDCSPALHIDARALGWAGYHADGWIKEHREKGTVCNMAYNKPPYSDRYPQLAGMMEDEPKAPKGNLIARNICVGGKWDDIEDKARGYLKFEDNLLDADPRFVDAANKDFRLKEDSPAFKLGFKPIPVEKIGPYPDADRASWPIAR from the coding sequence ATGCCGGGTATGCTTTGCCGTGCCTCAATCGTTGTGGCGTTGGCGCTTGTTCCATGCTTGTCGGTCGCGCAGGAAGCCCCTGTTGTCCTGTATGTGGCGGGGAACGGCAACGACGGCTGGTCGGGCACGTTGAGCGAACCCAACGGCGCCGACGGCCCCCTTAAGAGCATTGAACGCGCGCGCGACGCCATTCGCGCGATGAAGGCGGAAAAGGGATTGCCAAAGGGCGGCGTACGCGTCGAAATTCGCGGGGGCGTGTATTTTCTGGAAAAGACGCTGACGTTTGCCGCCGATGATTCGGGCACGGCCGATTCTCCCCTAGTCTATTCGGGTTTCGGCAGCGAGGAGGCGAGGATCGTCGGGGGGATTCGTGTCGAGGATTTCTCACCTGTTACCGATGCCGGTGTGTTGAATCGCCTCGATCCCTCGGCGCGCGGACACGTCGTGCAAGCTGATCTCAAGGCGATCGGCATCACGGATTTCGGCGCACCATCCGGCGACGGCCTCGAATTGTTCTTCAACGACAAGCCGATGACGCTGTCGCGCTGGCCCAACGACGGTTTTGTGCGCATCAAGGAGTTGGTCGTGGACGACGGCCACAAGATCCACGGCATCCCCGGCAGCACGGTCGGCAAGTTTGTCTATGACGGCGATCGCCCGAAGCGGTGGGTCGGCGAGAAGGACGGCTGGCTGCACGGCTACTGGTTTTGGGACTGGTCGGATCAGCGGCAAAAGATCGAGTCCATAGACACGGAAAAGTCCATTCTGGCGATCACGCCGCCGTATCACAATTACGGTTATCGCAAGGGCCAGTGGTACTATGCCTTCAACCTGCTTTCCGAACTCGATTCCCCCGGCGAATGGCATCTCGACCGCGAGACGGGCATCCTCTATTTCTGGCCGCCCGCGCCGATTGCGGACGGCGAGGCCGTTGTCTCCGTTCTCGACCATGCGATTGTCGCGAAAGACGTGTCGTATCTAACGATTCGCAAGTTGCGGATCGAAGCGACACGCGGGACGGCCATCGCCGTTTCCGGCGGTTCGCACAATCGCGTGGCCGGATGCGTCATCCGCAACGTGGGCGGTTCGGCGGTTTCGATGGGCGATTCGCCGGACAGCGGCGTGTACGGTTGCGATCTATGCCAGATGGGCAAGGGCGGAATCAGCCTGAGCGGCGGCGACCGCGCGACGCTTACCCCCGCGAACATGGTCGCGGAAAACAACCATATCCATCATTACAGCCGCTGGGCGCGGATGTACAACGCGGCCATTTCACTCCATGGCGTCGGCAACCGCGCCGCGCACAATCTCATCCACGACGCGCCGCACATGGCCATCTCGTTTGGAGGCAACGATCACGTCATCGAGTACAACGAGATTTACAACGTCTGCGAGGAATCGAACGACGCGGGCGCGATGTATGCCGGGCGCGACTGGACCATGCGTGGGCACATCATCCGGTTCAATTATCTGCACCAGATCAGGGGCTTCGAGGGCCGGGGCTGCGTGGGAGTTTATCTCGACGACATGTTCGCCTCGGCGGCGATTTTCGGCAATATCTTCCACGAGGTGACCATGGCGGCCTTTATCGGCGGCGGACGCGACAATACCATCGAGAACAACGTGTTCGTGGACTGTTCGCCCGCGCTGCACATAGACGCGCGCGCGCTCGGATGGGCCGGCTATCATGCCGATGGCTGGATCAAGGAGCACCGGGAAAAAGGAACCGTCTGCAACATGGCGTACAACAAGCCGCCGTACAGCGATCGCTATCCCCAACTCGCCGGCATGATGGAAGACGAACCCAAGGCCCCGAAAGGCAACCTCATCGCGCGCAACATCTGCGTCGGCGGAAAATGGGACGACATCGAAGACAAGGCGCGCGGCTATCTCAAGTTCGAGGACAACCTGCTCGATGCCGATCCGCGCTTCGTGGATGCCGCCAACAAGGATTTCCGCCTCAAGGAAGATTCCCCGGCCTTCAAACTCGGATTCAAACCGATTCCCGTCGAAAAGATCGGCCCCTACCCGGACGCCGACCGCGCCTCGTGGCCTATCGCGCGGTAG
- a CDS encoding DUF2384 domain-containing protein: MSRHPVKKKMRGTPARPRTDTIKHTAGKSLGLSLRGPADAVKSVKRGLPIACAEDLRKSLGVSQQVFGRVTNMSERTIVRRKTAGEGRLKTDESERVLRIGLLFDRAVETLGGVEQARAWLKAPSHALGGKTPLEFADTEPGAREVENLLGRIEQGVFS; encoded by the coding sequence ATGTCCAGGCATCCAGTAAAGAAAAAAATGCGCGGCACACCGGCGCGTCCGCGCACGGACACAATAAAACACACGGCGGGAAAATCGCTGGGTCTTTCCCTACGAGGACCGGCGGACGCGGTAAAATCTGTAAAGCGGGGGCTTCCCATTGCGTGCGCCGAAGACTTGCGGAAAAGTCTTGGCGTGTCGCAACAGGTGTTCGGGCGGGTTACCAACATGTCCGAGCGGACGATTGTCCGGCGGAAAACCGCTGGTGAAGGCCGTCTGAAGACCGACGAGTCCGAGCGGGTGCTTCGCATTGGCTTGTTGTTTGACCGGGCGGTTGAGACGCTCGGCGGTGTCGAGCAGGCTCGCGCGTGGCTGAAGGCGCCAAGCCATGCGTTGGGCGGGAAAACCCCGCTCGAATTCGCCGACACGGAACCCGGTGCGCGCGAAGTCGAGAATCTGCTGGGCCGCATCGAACAGGGGGTCTTCTCGTGA
- a CDS encoding RES domain-containing protein, whose translation MVRAWRIVQARHAKNAFDGEGARLYGGRWNPPGVAMVYTAGSKSLAMLELMVHGPLERLLNVYVCIPVEFDGKWMKSIARQELPRDWRLYPAANATRNIGERWVRGGISAILEVPSAVVPDESNYLINPSHPDFARLRIGKPEPLDIDARLLKNAR comes from the coding sequence ATTGTCCGCGCGTGGCGCATTGTCCAAGCGCGTCACGCGAAAAACGCCTTCGACGGGGAAGGCGCGCGTCTGTACGGCGGACGGTGGAACCCGCCCGGCGTGGCCATGGTCTACACGGCGGGTTCGAAATCGCTGGCCATGCTCGAATTGATGGTGCATGGGCCGCTGGAACGGCTGTTGAATGTCTATGTCTGCATCCCTGTCGAATTCGACGGGAAGTGGATGAAAAGCATTGCCCGGCAGGAACTTCCGCGCGATTGGCGGCTTTATCCGGCGGCGAACGCGACCCGAAATATCGGCGAACGCTGGGTGCGCGGCGGCATTTCCGCCATTCTTGAAGTGCCCTCCGCCGTGGTGCCCGACGAATCCAACTACCTGATCAACCCAAGTCATCCCGATTTTGCCCGGCTGCGCATCGGCAAACCCGAACCGTTGGATATTGACGCGCGGCTGTTGAAAAACGCGCGATAA
- a CDS encoding PilZ domain-containing protein, which yields MTQDKRKGTRTTRPVCAWLSFGADEPPYGALSIDLGADGARFGALRPVSTGDRVLVSIQLPFAGIECKGQVRWSRRAENGLQCFGVQFVDLQDNERAQLRRFVRQNAQPAQLALGC from the coding sequence ATGACACAGGACAAACGGAAGGGAACGCGGACCACGCGGCCGGTATGCGCGTGGCTGTCGTTCGGCGCGGATGAACCCCCATACGGCGCGCTCAGCATCGATTTGGGCGCGGACGGCGCACGTTTCGGCGCCTTGCGTCCCGTTTCCACGGGCGATCGCGTTCTCGTGTCCATCCAGTTGCCGTTTGCCGGTATAGAATGCAAGGGGCAGGTGCGCTGGTCCCGGCGCGCGGAAAACGGCCTGCAATGTTTCGGTGTTCAATTCGTGGACCTGCAGGACAACGAGCGCGCGCAATTGCGGCGGTTTGTGCGGCAGAACGCACAGCCGGCACAGCTGGCGTTGGGCTGTTGA
- a CDS encoding GH116 family glycosyl-hydrolase produces the protein MKKHYSRDELFNLGPQRVFSGASLSQIVFPIGGIGTGSVGLTGRGGLKDWEIFNRPNFGSVLPCTFPVVWARAKGREPVCRVLEGPVPPPHVGGGGGDPHASGEGFPHMDGCTFRGEYPFAHIEFNSRKLPVAISLEAYNPFIPSSADDSGFPAAIFHYTIRNTSRHPVDATVAWSLYNPIGSIGEAERDRVLGQVEFGLGQNVNLFVEKGPLRGLMFTSNKWRADHPRFGSMALMTPLKNITYTTHWLREGWFTPRHDFWDTFAPTGMLPSHEYGPSPEGQSDAGALGVRVRLKPGQSQVVTFYLSWFFPNFEAYWLGSGGSCACPSGGCGAAKPVWKNYYASQFDDALDVALKLHARERELHATTKRFHDALFSSTAPPYVLDAVSSQMAILKTATCLRLTDGTFYGFEGCAPVGGCCEGSCTHVWNYQQALAFLFPALERSMRTADYTYNMRDDGGMCFRLQLPIGAAPNTFHACADGQMGGIIKTYRDWMISGDDVWLKRLWPQVRRALEFAWVQWDADKDGVMDGIQHNTYDIEFVGPNPLTACFYLGALTAGAEMAEFFGETEKATEYRAIAQRGRAWVEKNLFNGAYFEQRHNPEMAPQFQFGKGCLSDQVLGQWLTSLSGLGYAIDPKQIRKTLKSIFRFNWRSDMRDHANMQRVYAINDDAGLVLCTWPRGERPAVPFPYCDEVWTGFEYQVASHCIMEGLVEEGLTIVKAARDRHDGIKRNPWDEFECGHHYARAMSSYGLLLALSGFTFNKGNGTVGFEPRIRVERFRTFWALDGVWGTYEQTRKQAALRVLHGSIALSRIDLPAFAKPGPVLVEIGKRALRLEADAVGSVTFPRTIHLKTGQTLTIAR, from the coding sequence ATGAAAAAGCATTATTCGCGTGATGAATTATTCAACCTTGGGCCTCAACGGGTGTTTTCAGGCGCAAGCCTGAGCCAAATCGTCTTTCCGATCGGCGGGATCGGAACAGGCTCCGTCGGCTTGACGGGGCGGGGCGGATTGAAGGATTGGGAAATTTTCAACCGCCCCAATTTCGGCAGCGTGCTGCCCTGTACGTTTCCCGTCGTCTGGGCGCGCGCGAAAGGCAGGGAACCGGTCTGCCGTGTGCTTGAAGGCCCTGTTCCCCCACCGCATGTCGGCGGCGGCGGTGGAGACCCGCATGCCAGCGGCGAAGGTTTTCCCCACATGGACGGGTGCACGTTCCGCGGCGAGTATCCCTTTGCTCACATCGAGTTCAATAGCCGAAAACTGCCGGTTGCCATTTCCCTCGAGGCATATAATCCCTTCATCCCAAGCAGCGCGGACGACAGCGGGTTTCCGGCGGCCATCTTTCATTACACCATCAGAAACACATCGCGGCATCCCGTTGACGCAACCGTCGCATGGAGCCTTTACAATCCGATCGGAAGCATCGGCGAGGCGGAACGGGACCGTGTCCTCGGACAGGTCGAATTCGGCCTCGGACAAAACGTCAACCTTTTCGTGGAGAAAGGACCTCTCCGTGGTCTGATGTTCACATCGAACAAGTGGCGGGCGGATCACCCGCGTTTCGGTTCTATGGCACTAATGACCCCCTTGAAGAACATTACCTATACCACGCATTGGCTGCGCGAAGGCTGGTTTACGCCGAGACACGATTTTTGGGACACGTTTGCGCCGACAGGCATGTTGCCGTCGCACGAGTATGGTCCCTCGCCGGAAGGTCAGAGCGATGCGGGCGCCTTGGGCGTCCGGGTAAGGCTCAAACCGGGCCAGTCGCAGGTCGTTACCTTTTACCTTTCATGGTTTTTCCCAAATTTTGAAGCCTACTGGCTGGGAAGCGGCGGCAGTTGCGCCTGCCCGTCCGGCGGCTGCGGCGCCGCGAAACCGGTCTGGAAAAATTACTATGCGTCGCAGTTCGACGACGCACTCGACGTCGCGCTGAAACTACACGCCCGCGAACGCGAACTCCACGCGACGACTAAGCGTTTCCACGATGCCCTGTTTTCCAGCACGGCCCCGCCTTATGTCCTCGACGCGGTATCGAGCCAGATGGCGATTCTCAAGACGGCCACCTGCCTGAGGTTGACGGATGGGACCTTTTACGGTTTCGAGGGTTGCGCGCCGGTCGGTGGATGTTGTGAAGGATCCTGCACGCACGTGTGGAATTACCAGCAGGCGCTGGCCTTCCTCTTCCCCGCGCTCGAACGATCGATGCGCACCGCCGATTACACATACAACATGCGCGACGACGGCGGCATGTGTTTCCGGCTCCAACTGCCGATCGGCGCGGCGCCAAACACCTTCCATGCCTGTGCCGACGGCCAAATGGGCGGCATTATCAAAACCTACCGCGACTGGATGATTTCCGGCGATGACGTGTGGCTCAAGCGGCTGTGGCCGCAGGTCCGGCGCGCGCTTGAATTCGCATGGGTGCAATGGGATGCCGACAAGGACGGCGTCATGGATGGAATCCAGCACAACACCTACGACATCGAATTTGTGGGTCCGAATCCCCTAACGGCGTGTTTCTATCTCGGCGCATTGACGGCTGGCGCGGAAATGGCCGAGTTTTTCGGTGAAACTGAAAAAGCCACCGAATACCGCGCCATCGCGCAGCGCGGTCGCGCATGGGTCGAGAAAAATCTGTTCAACGGCGCCTATTTCGAACAACGTCATAATCCGGAAATGGCGCCGCAATTCCAGTTCGGAAAGGGCTGCCTGTCCGATCAGGTTCTTGGGCAATGGTTGACGTCCCTTTCGGGGCTTGGGTACGCAATCGATCCGAAACAGATTCGCAAAACGCTGAAATCCATTTTCCGCTTCAATTGGCGTTCCGACATGCGGGATCATGCAAACATGCAGCGCGTCTACGCCATCAACGACGACGCGGGACTTGTTCTGTGCACGTGGCCAAGGGGCGAACGCCCCGCCGTGCCCTTCCCCTACTGCGACGAAGTCTGGACAGGCTTCGAATACCAGGTCGCGAGTCATTGCATCATGGAGGGGCTCGTCGAAGAAGGATTGACCATCGTCAAAGCCGCGCGCGACCGCCACGACGGCATCAAGCGCAACCCGTGGGACGAATTCGAATGCGGTCATCACTATGCCCGCGCGATGTCATCCTACGGTCTGCTGCTTGCACTGTCCGGCTTCACGTTCAACAAGGGCAACGGCACTGTCGGCTTCGAACCGCGAATTCGTGTGGAACGCTTCAGGACGTTCTGGGCCCTCGACGGAGTCTGGGGAACCTACGAACAAACGCGCAAGCAGGCCGCGCTTCGCGTGCTGCATGGTTCGATCGCCTTGAGCCGCATCGATCTCCCCGCTTTCGCGAAACCGGGGCCGGTCCTCGTTGAAATAGGCAAACGCGCCTTGCGACTCGAAGCCGATGCCGTCGGCTCCGTTACATTCCCAAGAACCATCCACCTGAAAACGGGGCAAACGCTAACCATTGCACGATAG
- a CDS encoding endonuclease III domain-containing protein, giving the protein MRGNDHRHFVKRTLLRYYARMSGHFGPTHWWPGDTPFEIAIGAILTQNTAWTNVEKAIANLKSAKRLDPQAILGCPRKQLEEALVPSGYFRVKASRVVNFCQYLVDRYGGDMARMARQPLETLRPELLKVNGIGPETADDILLYACEKPVFVVDAYTRRIFSRHHLIPEHIEYEALRALFERHLPKDIHLFKEYHGLIVWTGKHFCRRTPKCAECPLGRLLTKG; this is encoded by the coding sequence ATGAGGGGCAACGACCATCGGCATTTTGTGAAACGGACGCTTCTTCGCTATTACGCCCGCATGAGCGGCCACTTCGGCCCTACGCACTGGTGGCCGGGCGACACCCCGTTTGAAATCGCGATCGGCGCCATTCTGACGCAAAACACCGCATGGACAAACGTGGAAAAAGCCATCGCCAATCTGAAAAGCGCCAAACGGCTCGATCCGCAAGCCATACTTGGCTGTCCGCGCAAACAACTGGAAGAAGCCCTCGTTCCTTCCGGCTATTTTCGGGTCAAGGCCTCCCGTGTTGTAAATTTCTGCCAGTATCTTGTCGATCGGTATGGCGGCGACATGGCCAGGATGGCGCGGCAGCCCTTGGAGACGCTGCGCCCGGAATTGCTGAAAGTCAACGGGATCGGTCCCGAAACGGCGGACGACATTCTTCTGTACGCATGCGAAAAGCCGGTATTCGTCGTGGACGCCTATACCCGGCGCATCTTTAGCCGTCACCATCTGATCCCGGAACACATCGAATACGAGGCACTGCGCGCGTTGTTCGAGCGGCATCTTCCGAAAGACATTCATCTTTTCAAGGAATACCACGGCCTAATCGTCTGGACCGGCAAACACTTCTGCCGCCGGACACCGAAATGCGCGGAATGTCCGTTGGGACGTCTTCTAACAAAGGGATAA